A single region of the Salipaludibacillus sp. LMS25 genome encodes:
- the mdh gene encoding malate dehydrogenase, with protein sequence MAIRRRKISVIGSGFTGTTTALMAAQKELGDVVLVDIPNSEKPTKGKALDMLEASPVQGFDANIIGTSDYKETADSDIVVITAGIPRKPGMSRDDLVSTNASIMKSVTRDIVKYSPDCFIIVLSNPVDAMTYAVYQESGFPKNRVIGQSGVLDTARFNTFVAQELNVSVEDVTGFVLGGHGDDMVPMLRYSFAGGIPLEKLISKDRLDAIVERTRKGGGEIVNLLGTGSAYYAPAASIVQMVEAILKDKKRILPSIAYLEGEYGYDDIYLGVPTVLGGNGLEKIFELDLTEEEKEQLNKSVESVKDVLKLIK encoded by the coding sequence ATGGCAATCAGGCGTAGAAAAATAAGTGTTATCGGAAGTGGTTTTACGGGGACGACCACGGCCCTCATGGCGGCTCAAAAAGAGTTAGGTGATGTCGTGCTTGTCGATATCCCTAATTCAGAGAAACCGACCAAAGGGAAGGCGTTAGATATGTTAGAGGCTAGCCCAGTGCAAGGGTTTGATGCTAATATTATTGGCACTTCCGATTACAAAGAAACAGCTGATTCAGATATTGTCGTCATCACTGCTGGTATTCCGCGTAAACCAGGAATGAGTAGAGATGACCTTGTGAGTACGAATGCAAGTATCATGAAAAGTGTTACGAGAGATATTGTAAAATATTCACCAGATTGTTTTATTATCGTCCTATCAAATCCAGTAGATGCTATGACATACGCTGTATACCAAGAATCAGGTTTTCCTAAAAACCGTGTAATCGGTCAATCAGGGGTGTTGGATACAGCTCGGTTTAATACATTTGTAGCACAAGAACTAAATGTCTCTGTGGAAGACGTGACAGGATTCGTATTAGGGGGCCATGGAGATGATATGGTACCTATGCTTCGTTATAGTTTCGCCGGAGGTATTCCGCTAGAAAAATTAATTTCTAAAGACCGATTAGACGCGATTGTAGAGCGAACCCGTAAAGGCGGCGGTGAAATTGTTAATCTATTAGGAACAGGAAGTGCTTATTATGCTCCAGCAGCTTCTATTGTTCAAATGGTAGAAGCAATCTTAAAAGATAAAAAACGTATCCTACCATCGATTGCTTACCTAGAAGGCGAGTATGGCTATGACGATATTTACCTAGGAGTTCCTACAGTCCTTGGTGGAAATGGGCTAGAGAAAATATTTGAATTAGATCTTACAGAGGAAGAGAAAGAGCAACTCAATAAATCAGTAGAATCTGTTAAAGATGTATTAAAACTTATTAAATAG
- the icd gene encoding NADP-dependent isocitrate dehydrogenase translates to MSGQKITVNNGVLNVPNEPVIPYIEGDGIGPDIWKAASRVIEAAVEKAYNGEKRIHWTEVLAGEKAHTQTGEWLPDQTLDTIREYIIAIKGPLTTPIGGGFRSLNVALRQELDLYTCLRPVRWFKGVPSPIKRPQDTDMVIFRENSEDIYAGIEYQAGTEDVKKVVDFLQNEMGATKIRFPETSGIGIKPVSQEGTERLVRAAIQYALDEGRKSVTLVHKGNIMKFTEGAFKNWGYELAEKEFGDKVFTWAEYDKIVDEKGKDAANDAQSKAEEDGKIIVKDAIADIFLQQILTRPKEFDVVATMNLNGDYVSDALAAQVGGIGIAPGANINYDTGHAIFEATHGTAPKYAGLDKVNPSSVLLSGVLMLRHLGWGEAADMIENAMDKTIGSKTVTYDFARLMDGATEVKCSEFGDALINNL, encoded by the coding sequence ATGTCAGGACAAAAAATTACTGTTAATAATGGTGTATTAAACGTTCCCAATGAGCCAGTTATCCCATATATCGAAGGTGATGGTATTGGACCGGATATTTGGAAGGCTGCGTCTCGTGTAATTGAAGCGGCCGTTGAAAAAGCATATAACGGCGAGAAAAGAATTCATTGGACAGAAGTGTTAGCTGGCGAGAAAGCCCACACACAAACAGGCGAATGGTTGCCGGATCAAACATTAGACACTATTCGTGAGTATATTATTGCCATTAAAGGACCATTAACTACGCCTATCGGTGGAGGATTCCGTTCCTTAAACGTGGCTTTACGTCAAGAGCTTGACCTTTATACATGCTTACGTCCAGTTAGATGGTTTAAAGGGGTTCCATCACCAATTAAACGACCTCAGGATACAGATATGGTTATTTTCCGTGAGAATTCTGAAGACATTTATGCGGGAATTGAATATCAAGCAGGCACTGAAGATGTGAAAAAGGTCGTTGATTTTCTCCAAAATGAAATGGGAGCAACGAAGATTCGTTTCCCTGAAACATCCGGTATTGGTATTAAGCCAGTGTCACAAGAAGGAACTGAACGTCTTGTACGTGCAGCTATTCAATATGCATTAGATGAGGGACGTAAGAGTGTGACACTCGTCCATAAAGGAAACATTATGAAATTCACTGAAGGGGCCTTTAAAAATTGGGGTTATGAATTAGCCGAAAAAGAATTTGGTGACAAAGTCTTTACATGGGCTGAATACGATAAAATTGTTGATGAAAAAGGGAAAGATGCTGCAAATGACGCCCAGTCAAAAGCGGAAGAAGATGGGAAAATTATTGTGAAGGATGCTATTGCCGATATTTTCCTTCAACAGATTCTTACACGCCCGAAAGAATTTGATGTTGTAGCAACGATGAATTTAAACGGTGACTATGTATCTGATGCATTAGCTGCACAAGTCGGCGGGATTGGTATTGCACCTGGGGCAAACATCAATTATGATACTGGACATGCCATTTTTGAGGCAACTCACGGCACAGCGCCAAAATATGCCGGATTAGATAAAGTTAATCCTTCATCTGTTCTGTTGTCTGGTGTTTTAATGTTACGCCACCTAGGGTGGGGAGAAGCTGCGGACATGATTGAAAATGCCATGGACAAAACCATCGGCAGTAAGACGGTGACATATGACTTCGCACGTCTAATGGACGGTGCAACTGAAGTGAAATGTTCAGAATTTGGGGACGCGCTTATTAACAATCTTTAA
- the citZ gene encoding citrate synthase — translation MSTTKGLEGVVATTSSVSSIIDGVLTYHGYDIDDLADYASFEEVIYLLWNHKLPNEQELISFKRELSSAAIVPEAVIEQLRTFPVDKVHPMAMLRTAVSNLALFDEDADEQNEAANYRKAIKLQAQLPTIVTAFSRIRRGKEPIKPNENLSLAANFLYMLNGEKPDAISEKAFNKALVLHADHELNASTFTARVCVATLSDMYSGITAAIGALKGPLHGGANERVMAMLSDIGELDKAEAYIKDALARKVKIMGFGHRVYKNGDPRAKHLKEMSRQLTDITGVSKWYDMSVKIDEIVTNEKGLLPNVDFYSASVYHSLGIEHDLFTPIFAVSRVSGWIAHILEQFENNRLIRPRAEYTGPDHQAWVPLEER, via the coding sequence ATGAGTACGACTAAAGGATTGGAAGGTGTCGTTGCTACGACATCAAGTGTGAGCTCAATTATTGATGGTGTATTAACTTATCACGGTTATGATATTGACGATTTGGCAGACTACGCTAGCTTTGAAGAAGTGATTTATTTATTATGGAATCACAAGCTTCCTAATGAGCAAGAACTCATCTCTTTTAAAAGAGAATTATCTTCAGCAGCTATCGTTCCAGAGGCAGTCATTGAGCAATTACGTACTTTTCCAGTTGATAAGGTTCATCCAATGGCAATGTTAAGAACAGCTGTTTCTAACCTAGCTTTGTTTGACGAAGACGCGGATGAACAAAATGAAGCTGCTAACTATCGAAAGGCTATCAAACTTCAGGCACAGCTTCCCACTATCGTTACCGCTTTTTCACGAATTAGGCGTGGTAAAGAACCGATTAAGCCTAATGAAAATCTAAGTTTAGCTGCTAATTTCCTTTATATGCTAAATGGTGAGAAACCAGATGCTATCTCTGAGAAAGCGTTTAATAAAGCGCTCGTTTTACATGCCGATCATGAATTGAATGCCTCAACATTCACTGCTAGGGTGTGTGTGGCAACATTATCGGACATGTATTCGGGGATTACTGCTGCAATAGGCGCCCTTAAAGGCCCCTTGCATGGCGGGGCCAATGAACGGGTGATGGCGATGCTCTCAGATATCGGTGAGTTGGATAAGGCGGAAGCCTATATAAAAGACGCTTTAGCTCGCAAAGTAAAAATTATGGGATTTGGCCATCGGGTTTACAAAAATGGCGATCCTCGTGCCAAACATTTAAAAGAAATGTCTCGTCAGTTAACTGACATTACAGGAGTCAGTAAATGGTATGATATGAGTGTGAAAATCGATGAAATTGTGACGAACGAGAAAGGCTTGCTACCCAATGTGGACTTTTATTCTGCATCCGTTTATCACAGCCTTGGTATTGAACACGACCTCTTTACACCTATTTTCGCTGTAAGTCGTGTTTCTGGTTGGATTGCCCATATTCTTGAACAATTTGAAAATAACCGACTTATACGACCACGTGCGGAATATACAGGACCAGATCATCAGGCCTGGGTACCACTCGAAGAAAGATAA
- a CDS encoding DUF441 domain-containing protein has product MTQPTIFMLILLAIGLFAKNQSLIIAVVFLLIVKWSGFADKILPFAQQKGINIGVTIITIAVLVPIVTGDIGFRDLQEALKSSYAWIALASGIFVAVIAANGIELLQNDPHITAALVFGTILAVALFNGVAVGPLIGAGIAYLAMKTVEFFSSFGG; this is encoded by the coding sequence ATGACTCAACCAACAATTTTTATGCTTATATTACTTGCTATCGGTTTATTTGCAAAAAACCAATCACTCATTATTGCTGTCGTGTTTCTACTTATTGTTAAATGGAGTGGATTCGCTGATAAAATCCTTCCTTTTGCTCAGCAAAAAGGGATTAATATAGGTGTTACAATTATTACCATTGCTGTCTTAGTGCCTATAGTAACAGGAGATATTGGCTTTAGAGATCTACAAGAAGCGCTGAAGTCTTCATATGCATGGATTGCATTGGCTTCTGGGATTTTTGTAGCTGTCATTGCTGCTAACGGGATTGAATTGCTTCAAAATGATCCCCACATCACTGCTGCTCTCGTGTTCGGAACCATCCTGGCTGTAGCTCTCTTTAATGGCGTGGCTGTAGGTCCACTCATCGGTGCAGGTATTGCCTACCTTGCCATGAAAACAGTTGAATTTTTTAGCTCTTTTGGAGGATAG
- the ytvI gene encoding sporulation integral membrane protein YtvI: MSEKSFILVKRIAILSSIIFAVLTTMTVAIIYFYPFLLAIVFSLVFLPFVNYLENYWQWKRSVATFSVIGSFILLLMTLMTFIVAEMVQGLSFLSKVLPSYIEELTTTIQQWINTSLFPLIAEISQFTSGLERESGMAFDQSIDQILSEGSMQIGNIVHTVLSQLQEFFIAFPHALTMILFSLLASFFITKDWPQIMIWINTHLPDRLTYVSGRIFKEWKAALGHYLMAQLILVLITAFIVFAGLIILNVNYAFTTALLIAAVDILPYVGTGIVFIPWIIYSFLNANWYMAIGLSILYGIVTIQRQLSEPKILAHHMGMPTLMLLFTVFACYQVFGFAGILFGPFILIIIQSLKNARVVDEIRHYLFR; this comes from the coding sequence ATGTCTGAAAAATCTTTTATTCTAGTTAAGCGTATAGCCATCTTGTCGAGTATCATTTTTGCTGTGCTAACTACCATGACAGTCGCTATCATTTATTTTTATCCCTTTTTATTAGCTATTGTCTTCTCTTTAGTTTTCTTACCTTTTGTAAATTACTTAGAGAATTATTGGCAATGGAAACGATCAGTGGCTACATTTAGTGTTATTGGATCTTTCATCTTACTTTTAATGACACTAATGACGTTCATTGTGGCAGAAATGGTACAAGGACTGTCATTCTTATCGAAAGTGTTACCGAGTTATATAGAAGAATTAACCACGACCATTCAGCAATGGATAAACACAAGTTTATTTCCTTTAATTGCAGAGATTTCTCAATTTACTAGTGGGTTAGAGCGCGAGTCTGGTATGGCATTTGACCAATCTATCGATCAAATTTTAAGTGAAGGAAGTATGCAGATTGGCAATATTGTTCATACAGTTCTAAGTCAATTACAAGAATTTTTCATAGCTTTCCCTCATGCATTAACAATGATTCTATTCTCTTTACTTGCCTCTTTTTTTATTACGAAAGATTGGCCACAAATCATGATATGGATTAATACTCATTTACCTGATCGTCTAACATATGTAAGTGGGAGAATTTTCAAAGAGTGGAAAGCCGCTTTAGGTCATTATTTAATGGCTCAGCTCATTTTAGTTCTCATCACAGCGTTTATTGTTTTTGCAGGTTTAATTATTCTCAATGTTAATTACGCTTTCACAACCGCCCTTCTTATTGCTGCTGTTGATATTTTGCCATATGTCGGAACAGGAATTGTGTTTATCCCATGGATTATTTATTCCTTTTTAAATGCTAATTGGTACATGGCAATCGGATTATCTATTTTATATGGGATAGTCACCATTCAAAGACAACTTTCTGAACCAAAAATCCTTGCTCATCATATGGGGATGCCTACCTTAATGTTATTATTTACTGTATTTGCTTGTTATCAAGTGTTTGGCTTTGCCGGAATACTCTTTGGCCCCTTTATATTAATCATCATTCAATCATTGAAAAACGCCCGTGTAGTCGATGAAATTAGGCATTATTTGTTCCGATAA
- a CDS encoding FxsA family protein: MGKLFLLLLIIVPALEIWVLILSGHAFGVPVTILLIILTGVLGAALAKKEGLNAIRTAQMQASQGQMPSGVMLDGICILVGGVVLLTPGFITDALGFFLLIPQTRAIFKGFLQRLFQKAVKSGSFIYVSNNRWNRK; the protein is encoded by the coding sequence ATGGGAAAATTATTTTTACTTCTTTTAATTATCGTCCCTGCTCTGGAAATTTGGGTGCTTATTTTATCAGGCCATGCATTTGGTGTACCTGTAACGATACTATTAATTATATTAACAGGTGTATTAGGAGCTGCCCTTGCTAAAAAAGAGGGTCTTAATGCCATTCGAACAGCCCAAATGCAAGCTTCACAAGGGCAAATGCCCAGTGGGGTTATGCTTGATGGTATTTGTATACTTGTTGGTGGCGTAGTTCTGTTAACACCAGGATTTATAACCGACGCTCTTGGCTTCTTCTTGCTTATCCCCCAAACGAGAGCTATTTTTAAAGGGTTTTTACAGCGTCTATTCCAAAAAGCAGTTAAATCCGGCAGTTTTATTTATGTCTCAAATAATCGATGGAACCGTAAATAA
- the pyk gene encoding pyruvate kinase, producing MRKTKIVCTIGPASESKEKLTDIIKAGMNVARLNFSHGDYEEHGARIETIREAARETGENVALLLDTKGPEIRTQTLEGGEASLERGNTVRVSMTEVTGNKDLISVTYPGLINDVHVGSKLLLDDGLIELEVTEIKDNELVTEVLNSGVLKNKKGVNVPNVSVNLPGITEKDASDIVFGIEQGVDFIAASFVRRASDVLEIRELLEKHDAAHIQIIPKIENQEGVDNIDEILEVSDGLMVARGDLGVEIPAEDVPLVQKELIKKCNKLGKPVITATQMLDSMQRNPRPTRAEASDVANAIFDGTDAIMLSGETAAGLYPVESVQTMSNIALKTETALKYKDILRKRSKESEPTVTNAISESVTHTAQNLQAAAILTSTESGHTARMISKYRPEAKIVAITRNERVSRALALVWGVYTQVGPQVETTDEMLHLSVDEALKTNLVKNGDLVVITAGVPVGEKGTTNLMKVHVIGEVAAKGQGIGRKSATGHVVVAKTANDALTKTKEGDILVTPNTDRDMMDAFEKASAVITEQGGLTSHAAVVGLNLGIPVVVGVEDATSTFTDGDEITVDSQHGKIYKGQASIL from the coding sequence ATGAGAAAGACTAAGATTGTATGTACGATTGGACCAGCAAGTGAGTCGAAGGAAAAATTAACCGATATTATTAAAGCAGGTATGAATGTGGCTCGGTTAAATTTCTCACATGGTGATTATGAAGAACATGGTGCACGAATCGAAACTATTCGGGAAGCGGCTCGTGAAACAGGTGAAAATGTAGCACTTTTGCTTGATACGAAAGGCCCGGAAATTCGTACACAAACGTTAGAAGGCGGAGAAGCATCATTGGAACGAGGTAATACTGTCCGCGTATCTATGACTGAAGTGACAGGTAATAAAGATCTTATTTCTGTGACATATCCAGGTCTCATTAATGATGTACACGTTGGTTCTAAGTTGTTACTTGATGATGGTCTTATCGAATTGGAAGTAACTGAAATCAAAGACAATGAACTGGTAACAGAAGTATTGAATAGTGGTGTATTAAAAAATAAAAAAGGCGTTAACGTACCTAATGTCAGTGTTAACCTTCCAGGTATTACTGAAAAAGACGCGAGTGATATTGTGTTTGGTATTGAACAAGGCGTGGATTTCATCGCTGCTTCCTTCGTTCGTCGTGCTTCAGATGTCCTTGAAATTAGAGAGCTATTAGAAAAGCATGATGCAGCACACATTCAAATCATACCTAAAATCGAGAACCAGGAAGGCGTCGATAATATCGATGAAATCCTCGAAGTCTCCGATGGCCTTATGGTAGCTCGGGGAGATTTAGGGGTAGAGATCCCAGCTGAGGATGTGCCGCTCGTTCAAAAAGAACTCATTAAAAAGTGTAATAAGCTAGGAAAGCCTGTCATTACAGCAACTCAAATGCTTGATTCTATGCAACGCAACCCAAGACCAACTCGTGCCGAGGCGAGTGACGTTGCAAATGCCATTTTTGACGGCACGGATGCTATTATGCTTTCGGGAGAAACGGCAGCAGGATTGTACCCAGTTGAATCAGTCCAAACAATGAGCAATATTGCCTTGAAAACAGAGACAGCTCTTAAGTATAAAGACATCTTACGTAAACGTTCAAAAGAAAGTGAGCCAACAGTCACAAATGCGATCAGTGAATCTGTTACTCATACGGCGCAAAACTTGCAAGCAGCTGCTATCCTTACATCAACTGAAAGCGGCCATACTGCTCGTATGATTTCGAAGTATCGACCAGAAGCTAAAATTGTCGCTATTACACGAAATGAACGTGTATCGAGAGCATTAGCTCTTGTATGGGGAGTTTATACACAAGTAGGGCCACAAGTGGAAACAACAGATGAAATGCTGCATCTTTCAGTAGATGAGGCGTTAAAAACAAACCTCGTAAAAAATGGGGACCTTGTCGTTATTACAGCAGGTGTTCCTGTAGGTGAAAAAGGAACAACAAACTTAATGAAGGTTCACGTGATTGGTGAGGTCGCTGCTAAAGGTCAAGGAATTGGTCGGAAATCTGCCACAGGTCACGTTGTCGTTGCTAAAACAGCTAACGATGCCTTAACTAAAACAAAAGAAGGCGATATTCTTGTCACTCCAAACACTGATCGGGATATGATGGATGCGTTTGAAAAAGCGTCTGCTGTTATTACTGAACAGGGTGGGTTAACATCTCATGCTGCGGTAGTGGGCCTTAATTTAGGGATCCCTGTAGTGGTTGGTGTAGAAGATGCTACGTCAACATTCACTGATGGCGATGAAATTACTGTTGACAGCCAGCACGGAAAGATTTACAAAGGACAAGCAAGTATCTTATAA
- the pfkA gene encoding 6-phosphofructokinase yields MKRIGVLTSGGDSPGMNAAIRAVVRKAIFHDVEVYGIYSGYAGLISGDIKKLELGSVGDIIHRGGTMLYTARCDEFKTLEGQKKGIEQLKKFGIEGLVVIGGDGSFRGAEKLTEHGYPTVGVPGTIDNDIPGTDFTIGFDTALNTVIEAIDKIRDTATSHERTYVIEVMGRDAGDLALWAGLADGAETIMIPEVNEDMEDIIKRLERGHQRGKKHSIIVVAEGVGSGVEIGKIIQDKTDLETRVTVLGHIQRGGSPTAQDRVLASRLGAKAVEMLLEGQAGKMVGIENNQLVSHEIDEALAKPHELDNAMYKLSKELSI; encoded by the coding sequence ATGAAACGAATTGGTGTACTAACTAGTGGTGGTGATTCTCCTGGAATGAATGCAGCCATCAGAGCTGTTGTCCGTAAAGCTATCTTTCACGATGTGGAAGTTTATGGTATTTATTCCGGTTATGCCGGCTTAATTAGCGGCGATATTAAAAAATTGGAACTTGGTTCCGTAGGAGATATTATTCATAGAGGCGGCACAATGCTTTATACAGCCCGTTGTGATGAGTTTAAAACGCTAGAAGGCCAGAAAAAGGGTATTGAGCAATTAAAAAAATTCGGCATTGAAGGTCTCGTAGTTATCGGCGGGGATGGTTCTTTCCGTGGAGCTGAAAAACTAACCGAACACGGATATCCGACAGTTGGTGTTCCTGGAACCATTGATAATGACATTCCAGGTACAGATTTTACAATTGGATTTGATACAGCGTTAAATACGGTTATTGAAGCGATTGATAAAATCAGGGATACAGCAACATCTCATGAGCGCACTTACGTCATTGAAGTGATGGGAAGAGATGCTGGAGATCTTGCGCTATGGGCAGGACTAGCAGACGGGGCTGAAACAATTATGATCCCTGAAGTTAATGAGGATATGGAAGACATTATTAAACGTCTTGAAAGAGGGCATCAACGAGGTAAAAAGCACAGTATTATTGTAGTAGCTGAAGGTGTAGGCTCTGGTGTGGAAATCGGAAAAATTATTCAAGATAAAACAGATCTTGAAACACGTGTAACGGTGCTTGGGCACATTCAACGTGGTGGCTCTCCAACAGCGCAAGATCGTGTCCTTGCCAGTCGTTTAGGTGCAAAAGCTGTCGAAATGCTATTAGAGGGACAAGCTGGTAAGATGGTAGGCATTGAGAATAATCAACTTGTTTCCCATGAAATTGATGAAGCTCTTGCAAAACCACATGAACTTGACAACGCTATGTACAAGCTCTCTAAAGAGTTGTCAATCTAA
- the accA gene encoding acetyl-CoA carboxylase carboxyl transferase subunit alpha — translation MADQLPFEKPIIELRNKISELKTFTLEKDIDLSREIEKLEGRLEQLEEDIYGNMGAWDRVQIARHNNRPSTQDYIERLFTDFLELHGDRTYGDDEAIIAGIAKFENEPVTVIGHQRGKDTKENLRRNFGMPHPEGYRKALRLMKQAEKFKRPIICFIDTKGAYPGKAAEERGQSEAIAKNLISMAGLKTPIICIVIGEGGSGGALALGVGDRLYMLENSTYSVISPEGAAALLWKDASQAKRAADTMKITAPELKELGLIDDVIPEIRGGAHRNVDAQAGYIRLTIKSALLELKKIDPSEIVNKRYEKFNKIGQYIDESVANTGE, via the coding sequence ATGGCTGATCAATTACCTTTTGAAAAACCAATTATTGAACTGCGAAATAAAATTTCAGAACTTAAAACGTTCACATTAGAAAAAGACATTGACCTTTCAAGAGAAATTGAGAAATTAGAGGGGCGCCTTGAACAATTAGAAGAAGATATATACGGTAATATGGGCGCCTGGGATCGCGTTCAAATTGCAAGGCATAATAATAGACCAAGTACACAAGATTATATCGAACGACTTTTTACAGATTTCCTTGAGCTGCATGGTGACAGAACATATGGGGATGACGAGGCCATTATTGCAGGTATTGCCAAATTTGAAAACGAACCAGTCACAGTCATTGGCCATCAGCGAGGGAAAGATACGAAAGAAAATTTACGGCGTAATTTTGGTATGCCGCATCCAGAAGGCTATCGTAAAGCATTACGTCTCATGAAACAGGCAGAGAAATTTAAGCGCCCTATCATATGTTTTATTGATACAAAAGGAGCTTATCCGGGAAAAGCTGCTGAAGAAAGAGGGCAAAGTGAAGCTATTGCCAAAAATCTCATATCTATGGCTGGCCTGAAAACACCAATTATATGCATTGTCATCGGTGAAGGTGGGAGTGGCGGAGCACTAGCATTAGGCGTAGGTGATCGACTCTATATGTTAGAAAATTCAACGTATTCTGTTATCTCACCAGAAGGGGCAGCTGCATTGCTATGGAAAGATGCTTCACAAGCGAAGCGGGCGGCAGACACAATGAAAATTACAGCACCTGAGCTAAAAGAGCTTGGTTTAATAGATGACGTCATACCAGAAATACGAGGAGGGGCACATCGAAATGTGGATGCTCAAGCAGGCTACATTAGGCTAACGATAAAGTCAGCACTATTGGAATTGAAAAAAATTGATCCGAGTGAAATTGTGAACAAACGTTACGAAAAATTTAATAAAATCGGCCAATATATAGATGAAAGCGTTGCCAACACTGGGGAATAA
- the accD gene encoding acetyl-CoA carboxylase, carboxyltransferase subunit beta produces MRIFSKKKKYATIPSEQAKQEIPEGLMAKCPQCKSIMYIKELKKNKMVCDQCQFHHRLTAWDRLDFTLDAGTFEEFDSGLVSGDPLTFPDYKEKSAKDRETTGLNEAIVTGKGMIGGFDVIIGVMDARFRMGSMGSVVGEKITRAIERAIKDNLPFVLFSASGGARMQEGVFSLMQMAKTSTALNRLHEEGGLFISVMTHPTTGGVSASFASLGDINLAEPAALIGFAGRRIIEQTIRQKLPDDFQTAEFLLNHGQLDKVVHRKEMKQVLTTILEIHFPYGPEKKEANHG; encoded by the coding sequence ATGAGAATTTTTTCAAAGAAAAAAAAGTATGCTACTATTCCTTCTGAACAGGCAAAACAAGAAATACCAGAAGGTTTAATGGCTAAATGTCCGCAATGCAAATCAATCATGTATATTAAAGAACTGAAGAAAAATAAAATGGTCTGTGATCAATGCCAGTTTCATCACCGCCTTACAGCTTGGGATAGACTAGATTTCACGTTGGATGCAGGGACGTTTGAGGAATTCGACTCGGGTCTTGTTTCCGGCGATCCTTTAACATTCCCTGATTATAAAGAAAAGTCTGCGAAAGATCGTGAAACGACTGGATTAAATGAAGCCATTGTGACTGGAAAAGGAATGATAGGTGGATTTGACGTTATAATTGGTGTTATGGATGCTCGCTTTCGCATGGGGAGTATGGGTTCAGTCGTTGGTGAAAAAATCACGAGAGCAATTGAACGAGCAATTAAGGACAATTTACCATTCGTTTTATTTTCAGCATCTGGAGGAGCTAGGATGCAGGAAGGTGTTTTTAGCCTTATGCAGATGGCCAAAACAAGCACAGCGTTAAACCGACTACATGAAGAAGGCGGGTTATTTATTAGTGTGATGACACATCCAACAACCGGTGGAGTGTCAGCTAGCTTTGCTTCATTAGGTGATATTAATTTAGCTGAACCAGCTGCGCTCATTGGATTTGCCGGGCGTCGTATTATCGAGCAAACCATCCGGCAAAAATTGCCGGATGATTTTCAGACAGCAGAATTTTTACTAAACCATGGGCAGTTGGATAAAGTAGTTCATAGAAAAGAAATGAAACAAGTATTGACGACGATTTTGGAAATTCATTTTCCTTATGGCCCGGAAAAGAAGGAGGCAAACCATGGCTGA
- a CDS encoding FadR/GntR family transcriptional regulator: MSVGSKVYLNILKEISRIMQDDQLEPGDKLPSERELAERLQAGRSSVREALRALELLDLIETRKGEGTFIQQAGSHRLADILASFLLKEEKAKEDVTETRRILEIEAVRLGCHRVEEHQLTKLKQHMNEAKKKYSTGDLPVEEDYLFHKTLVETSHNNLLLNIWRPLVEYAKIALEQSLSRVGRPGDTIEEHEKIYQALEARDESAAVQALSEHLINSRF, encoded by the coding sequence ATGAGTGTAGGTAGTAAGGTATATTTAAATATATTAAAAGAAATAAGTCGCATTATGCAAGATGATCAGCTAGAACCAGGTGATAAATTACCATCGGAACGCGAACTTGCTGAACGTCTACAAGCTGGTCGCTCTTCAGTAAGAGAAGCTTTAAGAGCTTTGGAGCTTTTGGACTTAATTGAAACAAGAAAAGGTGAAGGAACCTTTATACAGCAAGCAGGCAGTCACCGGCTAGCTGACATTTTAGCAAGTTTTTTGCTAAAAGAAGAAAAAGCAAAAGAAGATGTCACTGAAACACGGCGTATTCTAGAAATAGAAGCAGTCAGGCTCGGGTGTCACAGAGTAGAAGAGCACCAATTAACAAAATTAAAACAGCACATGAATGAAGCTAAAAAAAAATACTCGACTGGGGACTTACCTGTCGAAGAAGATTATTTATTCCATAAAACGCTTGTAGAAACTAGCCATAATAACTTATTATTAAACATTTGGCGTCCTCTAGTTGAGTACGCGAAAATAGCGTTAGAACAATCTTTGTCAAGAGTAGGGCGTCCTGGCGATACTATAGAAGAGCACGAGAAAATTTATCAGGCACTCGAAGCAAGGGATGAGTCTGCAGCAGTACAAGCGTTAAGTGAACACTTGATTAATAGCCGTTTCTAA